A window from Azoarcus sp. DD4 encodes these proteins:
- the traD gene encoding type IV conjugative transfer system coupling protein TraD, producing the protein MAQPHAVEVLLRPAVELYTVAVCTGAAILCLVAPWSLALNPLLGLGSALAFLTFGAIRLRDAWAILRYRRNIRRLPRYVMTSRDVPVSQQRLFVGRGFRWEQRHTHRLMQTYRPEFRRYVEPTAIYRAARRLEERLEFAPFPISTLARALAWDSPLNPARPLPPVGGLPRLHGIEPHEVDVTLPLGERVGHSLVLGTTRVGKTRLAELFITQDIRRKVRGEHEVVIVFDPKGDADLLKRMYVEAKRAGREGEFYVFHLGWPDISARYNAVGRFGRISEVATRIAGQLSGEGNSAAFREFAWRFVNIIARALVELGQRPDYLLIQRHVINIDALFIEYAQHYFAKNEPKAWEVIVQLEAKLNDKNIPRNMIGREKRVVALEQYLSQVRVYDPVLDGLRSAVRYDRTYFDKIVASLLPLLEKLTTGKIAQLLAPNYSDLSDPRPIFDWMQVIRKRAVVYVGLDALSDAEVAAAVGNSMFSDLVSVAGHIYKFGIDDGLPGAAAGTKIPINVHADEFNELMGDEFIPMVNKGGGAGVQVTAYTQTLSDIEARIGNRAKAGQVVGNFNNLFMLRVRETATAELLTRQLPKVEVYATALMSGATDSSDPHGNTAFTSNTQDRISSNSVPLIEPAHVVALPKGQCFALTEGGNLWKVRMPLPAPDPDEAMPKDLQELAGYMRQHYVEAGDWWENQGIPGLQDKALPDDLLDDFKQMAAAEEAEA; encoded by the coding sequence ATGGCCCAACCGCACGCGGTCGAGGTGCTGCTGCGGCCAGCGGTGGAGCTTTACACCGTGGCGGTCTGCACCGGCGCCGCGATTCTGTGCCTGGTGGCACCGTGGTCGCTCGCGCTGAACCCGCTGCTCGGCTTGGGCTCGGCGCTGGCCTTCCTGACCTTCGGCGCGATTCGCCTGCGCGATGCCTGGGCGATCCTGCGTTATCGCCGCAACATCCGCCGCCTGCCGCGCTACGTGATGACCAGCCGCGACGTGCCGGTGAGTCAGCAACGGCTGTTCGTCGGCCGGGGCTTTCGCTGGGAGCAGCGGCACACGCACCGGCTGATGCAGACCTACCGGCCGGAGTTCCGCCGCTATGTCGAGCCGACGGCGATCTACCGGGCCGCCCGGCGGCTGGAGGAGCGGCTTGAGTTCGCACCGTTTCCCATCTCGACGCTGGCGCGCGCGCTGGCCTGGGACAGCCCGCTCAACCCCGCGCGGCCGCTGCCGCCGGTCGGCGGACTGCCGCGCCTGCATGGCATCGAGCCGCACGAGGTCGACGTCACCCTGCCGCTGGGCGAGCGCGTCGGCCACAGCCTGGTGCTGGGCACCACGCGCGTGGGCAAGACGCGGCTGGCCGAGCTGTTCATCACCCAGGACATCCGCCGCAAGGTCCGCGGCGAGCACGAGGTAGTGATCGTCTTCGACCCCAAGGGCGATGCGGACCTGTTGAAGCGCATGTACGTCGAGGCCAAGCGCGCCGGGCGCGAAGGCGAGTTCTACGTGTTCCATCTGGGCTGGCCGGACATCTCGGCGCGCTACAACGCCGTGGGCCGGTTCGGACGGATCTCCGAGGTGGCCACGCGCATCGCCGGGCAGCTCTCGGGCGAAGGTAACAGCGCCGCGTTCCGCGAATTCGCCTGGCGCTTCGTCAACATCATCGCGCGCGCCCTGGTGGAACTGGGACAGCGGCCGGACTACCTGCTGATCCAGCGCCACGTCATCAACATCGACGCGCTGTTCATCGAGTACGCCCAGCACTACTTCGCCAAGAACGAGCCGAAGGCCTGGGAGGTCATCGTCCAGCTCGAAGCCAAGCTGAACGACAAGAACATCCCGCGCAACATGATCGGGCGCGAGAAGCGCGTGGTGGCCCTCGAACAGTACCTGTCCCAAGTGCGCGTCTATGACCCCGTGCTCGACGGTCTGCGCAGCGCCGTGCGCTACGACCGGACGTACTTCGACAAGATCGTCGCTTCGCTGCTGCCGCTGCTGGAGAAGCTCACCACCGGCAAGATCGCGCAACTGCTCGCACCGAACTATTCCGATCTGTCCGACCCGCGGCCGATCTTCGACTGGATGCAGGTCATCCGCAAACGCGCGGTGGTCTACGTGGGGCTGGATGCGCTGTCCGACGCCGAAGTCGCGGCGGCGGTGGGCAACTCGATGTTCAGCGACCTGGTCTCGGTCGCCGGCCACATCTACAAGTTCGGCATCGACGACGGGCTGCCCGGCGCCGCGGCGGGCACCAAGATCCCGATCAACGTCCACGCCGACGAATTCAATGAACTCATGGGTGACGAGTTCATCCCGATGGTCAACAAGGGCGGCGGTGCCGGCGTGCAGGTGACGGCCTACACGCAGACCTTGAGCGACATCGAGGCGCGCATCGGCAACCGCGCCAAGGCCGGCCAAGTGGTCGGCAACTTCAACAACCTGTTCATGCTGCGCGTGCGCGAGACCGCCACCGCCGAGTTGCTGACGCGACAACTGCCCAAGGTCGAGGTGTACGCCACGGCACTGATGAGCGGCGCCACCGACAGCTCCGACCCGCACGGCAATACCGCCTTCACGTCCAACACCCAGGACCGAATCAGCAGCAACAGCGTGCCGCTGATCGAGCCGGCGCACGTGGTGGCGCTGCCCAAGGGCCAGTGCTTCGCGCTGACCGAGGGCGGCAACCTCTGGAAAGTCCGCATGCCGTTGCCGGCACCCGACCCCGACGAAGCCATGCCGAAGGATCTGCAGGAGCTGGCCGGCTACATGCGACAGCACTACGTCGAGGCAGGAGACTGGTGGGAGAACCAAGGCATCCCCGGCCTGCAGGACAAGGCGCTGCCCGACGACCTGCTGGACGACTTCAAGCAGATGGCCGCCGCTGAAGAGGCCGAAGCATGA
- a CDS encoding TIGR03747 family integrating conjugative element membrane protein → MSDPAVAAQRQQQRQQGLIAGLVTLPFRFFGVLCGALLLCILIECVGMYFFWPDQGWRHAQGMLHYELDQLSTHFTRSALVQEPGRTAHRLVELGYDWLFVKSGLLDWIRDASAQASAGSHRPTKDFRHYIGLVYVNVESYLIAAAYTTLVFLVRLLVLCLTLPLFLMAAFVGLVDGLVRRDIRRFGAGRESGFIYHRARASLIPLAVLPWVTYLALPVSVNPLLILLPSAVLLGVAVCIAAATFKKYL, encoded by the coding sequence ATGAGCGATCCGGCCGTCGCGGCCCAGCGCCAGCAGCAAAGACAGCAAGGCCTGATCGCCGGCCTGGTCACGCTGCCGTTCCGCTTCTTCGGCGTGCTGTGCGGCGCGCTGCTGCTGTGCATCCTGATCGAATGCGTCGGCATGTACTTCTTCTGGCCCGATCAGGGCTGGCGCCACGCGCAGGGCATGCTGCACTACGAGTTGGATCAGCTCTCCACGCATTTCACGCGCAGCGCGCTGGTGCAGGAGCCGGGGCGCACCGCGCACCGGCTGGTCGAGCTGGGCTACGACTGGCTGTTCGTGAAAAGCGGCCTGCTGGACTGGATACGCGATGCGTCGGCGCAGGCCAGCGCCGGCAGCCATCGCCCGACCAAGGATTTCCGCCACTACATCGGCTTGGTCTACGTGAACGTGGAAAGCTACCTGATCGCGGCGGCCTACACGACGCTGGTCTTCCTCGTGCGGCTGCTGGTGCTGTGCCTGACCCTGCCGCTGTTCCTGATGGCCGCCTTCGTCGGGCTGGTGGACGGCCTGGTGCGCCGGGACATCCGCCGCTTCGGCGCGGGACGCGAGTCGGGGTTCATCTATCACCGCGCCAGGGCCAGCCTGATCCCGCTGGCCGTACTGCCGTGGGTGACTTACCTGGCACTGCCGGTCAGCGTGAACCCGTTACTGATCCTGCTGCCCAGCGCGGTGCTGCTGGGGGTGGCCGTGTGCATCGCGGCGGCGACGTTCAAGAAGTATCTGTAG
- a CDS encoding PilL N-terminal domain-containing protein, translating to MQPSIRAVHRLALAAGLLAGSLLAAGCATTAAPSAPAVPAASPTAVAPEPGFVPVARYGRYTLVELVPEPAQRDLLQQAVEVSIPPMLDASVGDAMRHVLLRSGYRLCDAAEAATLYALPLPAAHLRQGPLMLRDALLTLAGPAWELSVDDLTRQVCFSRRGAPAFLSANPPDTATPVPDADRPEELQP from the coding sequence ATGCAACCATCCATCCGCGCTGTTCACCGCCTGGCCCTCGCCGCTGGCTTGCTGGCCGGCAGCCTGTTGGCCGCCGGCTGCGCCACGACCGCCGCGCCGTCTGCGCCAGCGGTGCCGGCCGCATCGCCAACCGCCGTCGCGCCGGAGCCGGGTTTCGTTCCGGTGGCCCGCTACGGCCGCTACACCCTGGTCGAGCTGGTGCCGGAGCCCGCGCAGCGTGATCTCTTGCAGCAGGCGGTGGAGGTCTCGATTCCGCCCATGCTCGATGCCAGCGTGGGCGACGCCATGCGCCATGTGCTCCTGCGCTCGGGCTACCGGCTCTGCGATGCGGCCGAGGCCGCCACGCTTTACGCGCTGCCGCTGCCTGCCGCACACCTGCGCCAGGGTCCGCTGATGCTGCGCGATGCCTTGCTGACCCTTGCCGGCCCCGCCTGGGAGCTGTCGGTCGATGACTTGACTCGCCAGGTCTGCTTCAGCCGGCGCGGTGCTCCCGCCTTCCTTTCCGCCAACCCGCCCGACACCGCCACGCCCGTGCCGGACGCCGACCGGCCCGAGGAGCTGCAGCCATGA
- a CDS encoding lytic transglycosylase domain-containing protein encodes MAAAIGAPGRERRPSRVAIRCASAVLLLTTVGWALAALAREVPPPAYQLAAHRADVPAAVLYAVALQESGAMLRGRLIPWPWTLNVAGSPQRYATRVEACAGLHRALAHTPANRIDAGLGQVNLGYHTHRYTQPCELLDPYRNLAIAAEILREQHTPGEDWLLAIGRYHRPAGGAPAARYRRSVHRHLTRVLDPDVPVPTLQATTP; translated from the coding sequence ATGGCAGCGGCAATAGGTGCTCCGGGCCGGGAGCGTCGGCCGTCCCGCGTCGCCATCCGCTGCGCCAGCGCCGTGCTGCTGCTCACCACCGTCGGCTGGGCGCTGGCCGCCCTGGCGCGGGAAGTCCCGCCGCCGGCCTATCAACTGGCGGCGCATCGTGCAGACGTGCCGGCGGCGGTGCTGTACGCGGTGGCCTTGCAGGAGAGCGGCGCCATGCTGCGCGGGCGCCTGATCCCCTGGCCGTGGACGCTCAACGTCGCCGGCTCGCCACAGCGCTACGCCACCCGCGTCGAGGCCTGCGCGGGGCTGCACCGTGCGCTCGCCCACACGCCGGCCAATCGCATCGACGCCGGCCTTGGCCAAGTCAATCTCGGCTACCACACGCATCGCTACACGCAGCCCTGCGAGCTGCTGGACCCGTACCGCAACCTCGCCATCGCTGCGGAAATCCTGCGCGAACAGCACACGCCGGGCGAGGACTGGCTGCTTGCCATCGGCCGCTACCACCGGCCCGCCGGCGGGGCACCCGCGGCGCGATACCGGCGCAGTGTGCATCGGCACCTGACCCGCGTGCTCGACCCCGACGTTCCCGTTCCAACTCTCCAGGCCACCACGCCATGA
- a CDS encoding integrating conjugative element protein — protein sequence MNHTVLIAAIGLLSTTTIFAQTVSGPLIVVEDRGGDSTLPYYQSLNPQPDQATPPAPMPAPRVGNAADAEAAMLPVRSTQLSPGEVQRRVIRAPGLTALFLIGDDERSRAWLLQRQAALRELGAVGLVVNVESMAALTALRRLAPGLTLSPASGDDLAQRLGLRHYPVLITSTGVEQ from the coding sequence ATGAACCACACCGTCCTCATCGCCGCCATCGGGCTGCTGTCCACGACCACCATCTTCGCCCAGACCGTCTCCGGGCCGCTGATCGTCGTCGAAGACCGCGGCGGCGACTCCACGCTGCCGTACTACCAGTCGCTGAATCCTCAGCCGGATCAGGCCACGCCGCCGGCCCCGATGCCAGCCCCGCGCGTGGGCAACGCGGCCGACGCCGAAGCCGCCATGCTGCCGGTGCGCTCGACGCAACTGTCGCCGGGCGAGGTGCAGCGCCGCGTCATCCGGGCGCCGGGCCTGACGGCGCTGTTCCTGATCGGCGACGACGAGCGTTCGCGCGCCTGGCTGCTGCAGCGGCAGGCCGCGCTGCGCGAGCTGGGGGCCGTGGGCCTGGTGGTCAACGTGGAGTCGATGGCCGCGCTGACGGCGCTGCGCAGGCTGGCTCCTGGCCTGACCCTCTCGCCGGCCTCCGGCGACGACCTGGCCCAGCGCCTGGGCCTGCGCCACTACCCGGTGCTCATCACGTCCACCGGCGTCGAGCAGTAG
- a CDS encoding TIGR03759 family integrating conjugative element protein has translation MILRSLFAAVVLFAAFGASAQPAPVTNSRMVPAQVQPGAEAALDERQAREWGLQPEEWARYRQLMQGPLGVYSPNLDPLTALGIEARSEEERRRYAELQVQAEARRVSKTLAYQRAYDAAWQRLFPGQPRVSLPGAKAPGAGNTGSGRLAVFVKADCAPCAQRVQQLQAAGTAFDLYMVGSRQDDVRIRQWATQAGIDPARVRARTITLNHDAGRWLSLGLPGELPAVVREVNGQWQRQ, from the coding sequence ATGATCCTGCGTTCGTTGTTCGCTGCCGTCGTCCTGTTCGCCGCTTTCGGCGCATCCGCCCAGCCGGCCCCGGTGACGAACTCGCGCATGGTGCCCGCCCAGGTGCAGCCGGGCGCCGAGGCGGCGCTCGACGAGAGGCAGGCGCGGGAGTGGGGGCTTCAGCCCGAGGAGTGGGCGCGCTACCGGCAACTGATGCAGGGGCCGCTCGGCGTCTACTCCCCGAACCTCGACCCGCTCACGGCGCTGGGCATCGAGGCCCGCAGCGAGGAGGAGCGCAGGCGCTACGCAGAGTTGCAGGTGCAGGCCGAGGCTCGGCGCGTCAGCAAGACGCTGGCCTACCAGCGGGCCTACGACGCGGCGTGGCAGCGCCTGTTTCCTGGCCAGCCGCGCGTGAGCCTGCCCGGTGCCAAAGCGCCGGGTGCTGGCAACACCGGCTCCGGGCGCCTGGCGGTCTTCGTCAAGGCCGACTGCGCACCGTGCGCGCAGCGCGTGCAGCAGTTGCAGGCGGCCGGTACGGCCTTCGATCTCTACATGGTCGGCAGCCGTCAGGACGACGTGCGCATCCGGCAGTGGGCCACCCAGGCGGGCATCGACCCGGCCAGGGTGCGCGCCCGCACCATCACGCTCAACCACGATGCGGGGCGCTGGCTGTCGCTCGGCCTGCCCGGCGAGCTGCCGGCCGTGGTGCGCGAGGTGAACGGCCAATGGCAGCGGCAATAG